The Actinobacillus equuli genome includes a window with the following:
- a CDS encoding pyridoxal phosphate-dependent aminotransferase — translation MERFPKSDKLAQVRYDIRGPIHKEAIRLEEEGHKILKLNIGNPAPFGFEAPDEILVDVIRNLPKAQGYCDSKGLYSARKAVVQYYQSKGIRGVDVNDVYIGNGVSELITMSMQALLNDGDEILIPMPDYPLWTAASTLAGGKAVHYLCDEENEWFPDIEDIKAKITPRTKAILVINPNNPTGAVYSRSVLLEIAEIARQHNLIIFADEIYEKIIYDGAVHHHIAALAPDLLCVTYNGLSKAYRVAGFRQGWMVLSGPKNHAKGFIEGLDMLSSMRLCANTPMQHAIQTALGGYQSIDEFVLPGGRLLEQRDKMYELLVQIPGISCVKAKGALYMFPKIDTEMYGIKDDAKFIYDLLQAEKVLLVQGSGFNWHKPDHFRVVTLPYAHQIEEALGRLANFLKNYKQS, via the coding sequence ATGGAACGTTTCCCTAAATCAGATAAATTAGCACAAGTTCGATATGATATCCGTGGGCCGATTCATAAAGAGGCGATTCGCCTTGAGGAAGAAGGGCATAAAATTTTAAAATTGAATATTGGTAACCCAGCGCCATTCGGTTTTGAAGCACCGGATGAAATTTTAGTTGATGTGATTCGCAATTTACCGAAAGCGCAAGGTTATTGTGATTCAAAAGGTTTATATTCGGCACGTAAAGCGGTTGTTCAATATTATCAATCAAAAGGGATTCGTGGCGTAGATGTGAATGACGTTTATATCGGTAACGGTGTATCGGAATTGATCACAATGTCGATGCAAGCATTGTTGAATGATGGTGATGAAATTTTAATTCCGATGCCGGATTATCCGCTTTGGACGGCAGCATCAACCCTTGCGGGCGGTAAAGCGGTGCATTATCTGTGTGATGAAGAAAACGAATGGTTTCCGGATATTGAAGATATTAAAGCGAAAATCACACCTCGCACCAAAGCCATTTTGGTGATTAACCCGAATAACCCGACCGGTGCGGTTTATAGCCGTTCTGTTTTATTAGAGATTGCCGAAATTGCTCGTCAGCACAATCTCATTATTTTTGCTGATGAGATCTATGAAAAGATCATTTATGACGGTGCGGTGCATCACCATATCGCAGCACTTGCGCCGGATTTATTATGTGTAACTTATAACGGCTTATCGAAAGCCTATCGTGTTGCCGGTTTCCGTCAAGGTTGGATGGTATTAAGCGGTCCGAAAAATCATGCGAAAGGATTTATTGAAGGCTTGGATATGTTGTCTTCAATGCGTTTATGCGCCAACACCCCAATGCAACACGCAATTCAAACGGCATTAGGTGGTTACCAAAGTATTGATGAGTTCGTGTTACCGGGCGGACGCTTGTTAGAACAACGAGACAAAATGTATGAGTTGTTGGTACAAATTCCGGGGATTTCTTGTGTGAAAGCAAAAGGTGCGCTTTATATGTTCCCGAAAATTGACACGGAAATGTATGGTATTAAAGACGATGCGAAATTTATTTACGACTTATTACAAGCGGAAAAAGTATTGCTGGTACAAGGCTCTGGCTTTAACTGGCATAAACCGGATCACTTCCGTGTCGTAACTTTGCCTTATGCGCATCAAATTGAAGAAGCATTGGGACGCCTCGCTAACTTCTTAAAAAATTATAAACAATCTTAA
- the rarD gene encoding EamA family transporter RarD produces MQLGIIYSLSASALFGGMYYLATLLCPLSGESLFGIRMVVTLPFLFLAIFVLKKQHEFFAFAKRLKQQPHLIFIILITSAIVGSQMWLFLWAPNSGKALEVSMGYLLMPIVMVAFGRLVYKESLSRVKWLAIIFATLGVLNSVIFAGGISWEGVFVFVGYPIYFHIRRKFQLSNIYSFIFEIMFLIPISLYFIWNTDMDFIYAQNPNIYYFIAILSVVSGTALLSYTLASTILPFNVLGLLGYLEPTFMMIISFLIGERLDPNSYFLMTCLVIAVFFLILDGLFSIRKQRKKVIAEN; encoded by the coding sequence ATGCAACTCGGTATTATTTATTCACTTTCTGCTTCCGCATTATTCGGCGGAATGTATTATCTTGCCACTTTATTATGCCCGCTTTCCGGCGAGAGCTTATTCGGCATTCGTATGGTTGTTACCTTGCCGTTTTTGTTTTTAGCAATTTTTGTATTAAAGAAACAACATGAATTTTTTGCTTTTGCAAAGCGTTTGAAACAACAACCTCATTTAATTTTCATTATCTTAATCACTTCAGCGATTGTCGGCTCACAAATGTGGCTTTTCTTGTGGGCACCAAACAGTGGTAAAGCCTTAGAAGTTTCAATGGGTTATTTGCTGATGCCGATCGTCATGGTGGCTTTCGGACGTTTGGTTTATAAAGAAAGTTTATCCCGTGTTAAATGGCTGGCGATTATTTTTGCAACATTAGGTGTGTTAAATAGCGTCATTTTTGCCGGTGGTATTTCTTGGGAAGGCGTTTTTGTTTTTGTTGGTTATCCTATTTATTTCCATATCCGTCGGAAATTCCAGCTAAGTAATATTTATAGTTTTATCTTCGAAATTATGTTCCTGATTCCAATTTCGCTGTATTTTATTTGGAATACCGATATGGATTTTATTTATGCGCAAAATCCGAATATTTACTACTTTATTGCGATTTTAAGCGTAGTAAGCGGCACAGCGCTGCTTTCTTACACATTAGCCAGCACCATATTGCCGTTTAATGTACTTGGCTTATTAGGTTACTTAGAGCCGACATTTATGATGATTATTTCATTTTTAATCGGTGAGCGATTGGATCCTAATTCCTATTTTTTGATGACTTGTTTGGTGATCGCAGTATTTTTCTTAATTTTAGACGGTCTTTTCAGTATCCGAAAACAGCGTAAAAAAGTGATCGCGGAGAATTAA
- the rarD gene encoding EamA family transporter RarD, whose amino-acid sequence MLKGILCCMSANFLFGLGYYFAILLRPLNGESMFGFRIVVLAPFILLAILLFKQTAKFQQLWQKIKQNPPLVLVLLLLALNTGIQLWLFLWAPNNGQAIEVSIGYLLLPIVAVALGKIVFKEHFTLLKWLSLGFAVIGVVSNIWLTGSFSWATIVAGVGYPLYITLRRYFGINTLATFFVELLLVMPFAGYFIAQTDMQPILADNQHIYYFLALFGLVNGAAFILYIASSNLLPVNVLGLLGYVEPLVMLCVSFMIGEVLDSKSYLLMICLALAITLLTIDNFRLARK is encoded by the coding sequence ATGTTAAAGGGCATCTTATGCTGTATGAGCGCCAACTTCTTATTTGGCTTGGGCTATTACTTTGCGATCTTATTACGTCCGCTCAATGGCGAAAGTATGTTTGGCTTCCGTATTGTGGTGCTAGCGCCCTTTATTTTATTGGCGATTTTACTGTTTAAACAAACGGCGAAATTTCAGCAGCTTTGGCAAAAAATCAAGCAAAATCCACCGCTTGTCTTAGTGCTGTTATTGCTTGCCTTGAATACCGGCATTCAGCTTTGGTTGTTTTTATGGGCGCCGAATAACGGACAAGCGATTGAAGTTTCGATCGGTTATTTATTACTGCCGATTGTAGCGGTAGCATTGGGTAAAATTGTGTTTAAAGAACATTTTACCCTGTTAAAATGGCTGTCACTTGGCTTTGCGGTGATCGGTGTGGTTTCCAATATTTGGCTGACCGGTTCGTTTTCGTGGGCGACCATTGTTGCCGGTGTTGGTTATCCGCTGTACATTACGCTACGCCGCTATTTCGGTATTAATACGCTCGCCACCTTTTTCGTTGAATTGCTGTTAGTGATGCCGTTTGCCGGTTATTTTATTGCTCAAACCGATATGCAGCCGATTCTTGCTGACAATCAGCATATCTATTATTTCTTGGCACTGTTCGGCTTAGTCAACGGTGCGGCGTTTATTTTATATATTGCTTCCAGTAATTTATTACCGGTCAATGTGCTTGGTTTACTCGGTTATGTGGAACCGCTGGTGATGCTTTGCGTTTCGTTTATGATCGGTGAAGTATTGGATTCCAAATCCTATCTGTTAATGATTTGCTTAGCGTTAGCGATTACTTTATTAACCATTGATAATTTTAGATTGGCACGCAAGTGA
- the priA gene encoding primosomal protein N' — protein MSKLVRVALPVPLHRYFDYLLPPFLSAVKGVRVEVPFGNQTKIGVVVDFPKTSDVSEDKIKPIKAVLDLEPIFDEEIWALIRWAARYYHAPIGEVAINALPVKLRNGDSTERSQPDYFAVTEAGRAALLSGENKRAKKQQDLLAELAETANFFEKPTACSQSAWKGLLEKNYIEPVNVPFEPQHWQKKLQNRPLVNLQNRLVLNKQQTLVVSRLTVQNGFETFLLNGVTGSGKTEVYLQVIEEVLKRGEQVLVLVPEIGLTPQTVQRFKARFNVEIDVLHSNMNETERLNAWLRAKNGESAIVIGTRSALFSQFEKLGLIIIDEEHDSSFKQQDGWRYHARDLAILRAKNLHIPIILGSATPSLESVQNAQNGKFIELSLTARAGNAQQAKQQLIDLKTQRITAGLSDRLLAMMKQHLEQGNQVMLFLNRRGFAPVLLCHECGWMCECNACEKPYTYHQKQKILRCHHCSSQRVIPRQCGHCGSTNLITTGVGTEQLEQVLSEQFPTYQISRIDRDSTARKGALENHLNDIREGKSQILIGTQMLAKGHHFPNVTLVAIVNVDSALFSTDFRAEERLAQLYVQVAGRAGRAEKQGEVVLQTHYPEHPLLKTLLEQGYLAFAQEALKMRKVMGLPPFAAQVLLRATGKDNQQVVNLLQNLTAYFQQKCTELGLQDIQLLPPFSAPMAKKAGHYRWLLLIQHRSRGVLQQLIDQFDLDKANLGLQNNIRLTLDIDPQEIG, from the coding sequence ATGTCGAAGCTAGTTAGAGTGGCATTGCCTGTGCCGTTACATCGTTATTTTGATTATTTGCTGCCGCCGTTTTTGTCGGCAGTTAAAGGCGTGCGTGTTGAAGTGCCTTTCGGTAATCAAACGAAAATCGGCGTGGTGGTGGATTTCCCTAAAACAAGCGATGTTTCCGAAGATAAGATCAAACCGATTAAAGCGGTATTAGATTTAGAACCGATTTTTGACGAGGAAATTTGGGCATTGATCCGTTGGGCGGCTCGTTATTATCACGCCCCTATCGGTGAAGTGGCGATCAATGCTTTGCCGGTGAAATTGCGCAATGGTGATAGCACCGAGAGATCGCAGCCAGATTACTTTGCGGTTACCGAAGCCGGACGTGCGGCATTGCTCTCGGGTGAGAATAAACGGGCAAAAAAACAACAAGATTTACTGGCGGAACTGGCAGAAACTGCAAATTTTTTTGAAAAACCGACCGCTTGTAGCCAATCGGCTTGGAAAGGGCTATTGGAAAAAAACTATATCGAACCGGTTAATGTGCCGTTTGAGCCGCAACATTGGCAAAAAAAATTGCAAAATCGACCGCTTGTAAACTTGCAGAATCGACTGGTATTAAATAAACAGCAAACCTTGGTCGTTAGCCGTTTAACGGTACAAAACGGCTTTGAAACCTTTTTATTAAACGGTGTGACCGGCTCGGGTAAAACTGAAGTGTATCTGCAAGTGATTGAAGAGGTGTTAAAGCGAGGCGAACAAGTGTTGGTGTTAGTGCCGGAAATCGGACTGACCCCGCAAACGGTACAACGATTTAAAGCGCGTTTTAATGTTGAAATTGATGTACTACATTCGAATATGAATGAAACCGAACGCTTGAATGCTTGGTTGCGAGCAAAAAACGGTGAAAGTGCGATTGTGATTGGCACGCGTTCGGCATTGTTCAGCCAGTTTGAGAAATTGGGTTTAATCATTATTGATGAAGAACACGATAGTTCTTTCAAACAACAAGACGGCTGGCGTTATCACGCAAGAGATTTGGCAATTTTACGGGCAAAAAATTTACATATTCCGATCATTTTAGGATCTGCAACCCCAAGCTTAGAAAGCGTGCAGAATGCTCAAAACGGCAAGTTTATCGAACTATCTTTAACTGCCCGTGCTGGTAATGCTCAACAGGCGAAACAGCAACTGATTGATTTAAAAACACAGCGTATTACCGCCGGACTTTCCGACCGCTTATTAGCGATGATGAAACAGCATTTGGAGCAAGGCAATCAGGTAATGTTGTTTTTAAATCGTCGTGGCTTTGCGCCGGTTTTGCTCTGCCATGAGTGTGGCTGGATGTGTGAATGTAACGCTTGTGAAAAGCCTTACACTTATCATCAGAAACAAAAAATCTTGCGTTGTCATCATTGTTCTTCGCAGCGAGTGATTCCTCGCCAGTGTGGACATTGTGGCTCAACCAATCTGATTACGACCGGAGTGGGGACGGAGCAGTTGGAGCAAGTACTAAGTGAGCAGTTCCCAACTTACCAAATTAGCCGTATCGACCGAGATTCCACTGCTCGTAAAGGGGCGTTGGAAAATCACTTAAACGATATCCGAGAAGGCAAAAGCCAAATTTTGATTGGTACGCAAATGTTAGCGAAAGGACATCATTTTCCAAATGTTACATTGGTAGCGATTGTGAATGTAGATTCGGCACTGTTTTCGACCGACTTCCGTGCGGAAGAACGTTTGGCACAGCTTTATGTGCAAGTAGCAGGACGTGCCGGACGGGCGGAAAAGCAGGGCGAAGTGGTGTTACAAACGCATTATCCGGAACATCCGTTGCTCAAGACTTTGTTAGAACAAGGGTATTTGGCGTTTGCACAAGAAGCGTTAAAAATGCGTAAAGTGATGGGCTTGCCGCCGTTTGCTGCGCAAGTGTTGTTACGGGCAACCGGTAAAGACAATCAACAAGTGGTAAATCTTTTGCAAAATTTGACCGCTTATTTTCAGCAAAAATGTACGGAACTCGGTTTGCAGGATATCCAGCTTCTACCGCCTTTTTCCGCACCGATGGCAAAAAAAGCAGGGCATTATCGCTGGCTGTTATTAATTCAGCATCGCTCAAGAGGCGTATTACAACAGTTGATCGATCAATTTGATTTGGATAAAGCCAATTTAGGCTTACAAAATAATATTCGTTTAACCTTAGATATCGATCCGCAAGAAATCGGCTAA
- a CDS encoding YdcF family protein has product MFFLTKLLTSIILPPFSIALLWILSLILARFHYKKLSRFLAAFGIIVLYLISTPLVATKLSDSLVTNDNLTLDDYRTAQAIVVLSGGMRDSQELFGNIATGDSTLDRMRYGAFLTKETSLPILVTGSSPNGNSEAAMMAKEFEQFFQVKAKWLEEKAKTTKENAQFSREMLAKEGINKIVLVTNQWHMKRAKMLFEKQGFEVLPASTGAGVTPEDYYNYFYYLPQAGALSSVMISLKEWMGYLKESL; this is encoded by the coding sequence ATGTTTTTTCTAACCAAACTGCTGACATCAATTATCTTACCGCCGTTTAGCATTGCGCTACTTTGGATCCTTTCTCTGATACTCGCACGTTTTCACTACAAAAAATTAAGCCGTTTCCTAGCCGCATTCGGCATTATCGTCTTGTATCTGATCAGCACTCCTCTTGTTGCAACCAAGCTCAGTGATTCATTAGTGACAAATGATAATTTAACCCTTGATGATTACCGAACTGCGCAAGCAATCGTGGTATTAAGCGGCGGTATGCGAGACAGCCAAGAATTATTCGGCAACATTGCTACCGGCGATTCCACCCTTGATCGTATGCGTTATGGGGCTTTTTTAACTAAAGAAACATCACTACCGATTTTAGTGACCGGAAGCAGTCCGAACGGCAATTCCGAAGCAGCAATGATGGCAAAAGAATTTGAACAATTCTTCCAAGTAAAAGCAAAATGGTTGGAAGAAAAAGCGAAAACCACCAAAGAAAATGCGCAATTTTCTCGTGAAATGTTAGCTAAAGAAGGCATCAATAAAATTGTCTTGGTCACCAATCAATGGCATATGAAACGCGCCAAAATGTTGTTTGAAAAACAAGGTTTTGAAGTGCTGCCGGCGAGTACCGGCGCAGGAGTCACACCGGAAGATTACTACAATTATTTCTATTATCTTCCGCAAGCCGGAGCATTGAGCAGTGTGATGATTTCACTAAAAGAATGGATGGGCTATCTAAAAGAATCCCTTTAG
- a CDS encoding acetyltransferase, with amino-acid sequence MRKKIVLIGAGGYAKSVLDSLDEQQLEFCGFIDNFKPTGCSHLGYPILAHTIQEFEQRDQYCYFVSIGNNEHRFEKFLALTQLGCEIVNVIDKTAIVSNRSQLGKGVFVGKMAIVNAGVTVGDNVVINTKALVEHGCFIGNHCNISTNTTLNGDVIVEDFAFVGSSSVVNGQLRIGEKAMVASGAVVIRNVEPRTVVAGVPAKFIKEHNH; translated from the coding sequence ATGAGAAAAAAAATTGTACTAATAGGTGCCGGCGGTTATGCCAAGTCTGTTTTGGACTCGTTAGATGAGCAACAGCTCGAATTCTGTGGGTTTATTGATAATTTCAAACCGACCGGTTGTTCGCACTTGGGCTATCCGATTCTGGCGCACACGATTCAAGAGTTTGAACAGCGAGATCAATATTGCTATTTCGTTAGTATTGGCAATAACGAGCATCGATTTGAAAAATTTTTAGCGTTAACTCAGTTAGGTTGTGAAATTGTCAATGTGATTGATAAAACCGCAATTGTGTCCAACCGTTCTCAACTGGGGAAAGGTGTATTTGTCGGTAAGATGGCAATCGTGAATGCGGGGGTAACGGTCGGTGATAACGTGGTGATCAACACCAAAGCTTTAGTTGAACATGGTTGTTTTATCGGCAATCACTGCAATATTTCCACCAATACGACACTAAACGGTGATGTGATTGTCGAAGATTTCGCTTTTGTCGGCAGCTCGTCCGTGGTGAATGGTCAGCTACGTATCGGTGAAAAAGCGATGGTAGCTTCCGGTGCGGTGGTGATTCGTAATGTCGAACCTCGTACTGTGGTGGCGGGCGTACCAGCTAAATTTATTAAAGAACATAATCATTAA
- the neuB gene encoding N-acetylneuraminate synthase: protein MSKVFIVAEIGCNHNGDPALAKKMVDVAKECGVDAVKFQTFKADKLISKYAPKAEYQKVTTGTADSQLEMTRKLELPYDEFVKLEAYARSLGLEVFSTPFDFESIDFLAGQQQKVWKIPSGELTNLPYLEKIARLPIEGKTIVISTGMATIEETKQSLKVLEDNGMAKKDITILHCNTEYPTPYEDVNLNAFHQLKQEFGEYSLGFSDHSAGYFAGLAAVPYGITFIEKHFTLDKNFEGPDHKASVTPEELKLLCEGIRAVEKSLGSSEKIVTNSEAKNKIVARKSIIAARPIKKGEIFTTDNITTKRPGNGISPMFWYEVLGKEAEQDFEEDQLIADSRFENQM, encoded by the coding sequence ATGAGTAAAGTATTTATCGTGGCGGAAATCGGTTGTAACCATAATGGTGACCCAGCGTTAGCGAAAAAAATGGTGGATGTGGCGAAAGAATGTGGCGTGGATGCGGTAAAATTCCAAACCTTCAAAGCGGATAAATTAATTTCAAAATATGCGCCAAAAGCGGAATATCAAAAAGTCACGACCGGTACAGCGGATTCTCAATTAGAGATGACCCGTAAACTGGAATTACCTTATGATGAATTTGTGAAATTAGAAGCTTACGCACGTTCATTAGGTTTAGAAGTGTTTTCAACACCGTTCGATTTTGAATCGATTGATTTCTTAGCCGGCCAGCAGCAAAAAGTGTGGAAAATTCCATCAGGTGAATTAACCAACTTGCCGTATTTAGAAAAAATTGCACGTTTACCGATTGAAGGTAAAACTATTGTGATTTCAACCGGTATGGCAACGATTGAAGAGACTAAACAATCGCTTAAAGTCTTGGAAGATAATGGGATGGCGAAAAAAGACATCACCATTTTACACTGCAATACCGAATATCCGACCCCTTACGAAGATGTGAACTTAAATGCATTCCATCAATTAAAACAGGAATTCGGCGAATACAGTTTAGGTTTCTCAGACCATTCTGCAGGCTACTTTGCCGGTCTTGCGGCAGTGCCTTACGGTATTACTTTCATTGAGAAACATTTTACGTTAGATAAAAACTTTGAAGGCCCGGACCATAAAGCTTCGGTCACGCCGGAAGAATTAAAATTATTATGTGAAGGCATTCGTGCGGTAGAAAAATCGCTCGGCTCTTCAGAAAAAATCGTGACCAATTCGGAAGCGAAAAACAAAATCGTGGCGCGTAAATCAATTATTGCCGCTCGCCCAATCAAAAAAGGTGAAATTTTTACCACCGATAACATTACCACCAAACGCCCGGGCAACGGTATTAGCCCAATGTTCTGGTATGAGGTATTAGGTAAAGAAGCGGAACAGGATTTTGAAGAAGATCAGCTGATTGCCGACAGTCGTTTTGAAAACCAAATGTAA
- a CDS encoding cytidylyltransferase domain-containing protein, whose amino-acid sequence MKKIAIITARSGSKGLPNKNVLLVEGKPLMAYSIEAAIESGEFEKIIVSTDSQEYIDLLAHYPIEFIKRAPHLAGDKASSFVVIEDVLQQYQSTVFDYFVLLQPTSPLRTAQHIQEACAKFEAQFEHFDFCVSVSDAHKPTTLTRPIEEDESLKHFQLDYSNYARQQYHPEYSPNGAIFIAKPTAYLEQKHFYGAKSLAYFMDKDVSIDIDDRKDFEYFYFIMQQRQQEKLQLERIRIRILSKKELFTQNTDITLVGHSILDQWQLQSLNSKSVCNLGFSGISAKEYLAEIIDKGLIKTLGNDVIVMLGTNDLTRHGETNESICRAIQDLIAKLKAIRSDINLYFLEITPVAFRAERNNEKIIALNQLLKASLTDVIWVDLYQAFCDQYGKLAMAFTTDGLHLNAKGYEKLTAILEQEIK is encoded by the coding sequence ATGAAAAAAATTGCAATTATCACAGCACGTTCCGGTTCAAAAGGGTTGCCGAATAAAAATGTGTTATTGGTCGAAGGTAAACCGTTAATGGCGTATTCGATTGAAGCGGCGATTGAGTCTGGCGAATTTGAAAAAATTATTGTGAGTACAGACTCGCAAGAATATATTGATTTGCTTGCACATTATCCGATTGAATTTATCAAACGTGCGCCGCATTTAGCCGGCGATAAAGCCAGCTCATTTGTGGTTATCGAAGACGTGCTACAACAATATCAATCGACCGTGTTTGATTATTTCGTGTTATTGCAACCGACCTCGCCGCTTCGTACCGCACAGCATATTCAAGAAGCGTGTGCCAAGTTTGAAGCGCAGTTTGAACATTTCGATTTTTGTGTGTCGGTCTCTGATGCGCACAAGCCGACCACATTAACTCGCCCGATTGAAGAAGACGAAAGTCTGAAACATTTCCAATTGGATTATTCCAATTACGCTCGTCAGCAATATCATCCGGAATATTCGCCGAACGGTGCAATTTTTATTGCAAAACCGACCGCTTATCTTGAGCAGAAACATTTCTATGGTGCGAAATCATTGGCTTATTTTATGGATAAGGATGTTTCTATTGATATTGACGATCGTAAAGACTTCGAATATTTCTACTTCATTATGCAACAACGCCAGCAAGAAAAATTGCAGTTGGAGCGCATCCGTATTCGTATTCTAAGTAAAAAAGAACTCTTTACACAAAATACAGACATTACTTTAGTCGGACATTCGATTTTAGATCAGTGGCAGCTTCAATCGCTAAATAGCAAAAGCGTGTGTAACCTCGGGTTTTCCGGTATCTCTGCGAAAGAATATTTGGCTGAAATTATTGATAAAGGCTTAATTAAAACATTAGGTAACGATGTTATCGTGATGTTAGGCACAAATGATTTGACTCGCCATGGTGAGACGAATGAGTCTATTTGTCGTGCCATTCAAGATTTGATTGCTAAACTCAAAGCGATTCGTTCGGATATCAATCTTTACTTTTTAGAAATTACTCCGGTTGCTTTTAGAGCGGAACGTAATAACGAGAAAATTATCGCACTGAATCAATTACTAAAAGCGTCATTAACCGATGTGATTTGGGTAGATTTATACCAAGCATTTTGTGACCAATACGGCAAACTTGCGATGGCATTTACCACAGACGGTCTACACTTAAACGCAAAAGGCTATGAAAAATTGACCGCTATTTTGGAACAAGAGATTAAGTAA
- the neuC gene encoding UDP-N-acetylglucosamine 2-epimerase: protein MKRIAYITGSRAEYGIVKRLLKKLNEDPALDFSLVVTAMHLDAQYGNTVTVIEQDGFEIAARIPLTLNAENNQTIIHSMAECLDHFGAHFQQHKYDAVMVLGDRYEMLAVATAAAMHNIPLIHLHGGEQTLGNYDEFIRHCITKMSKLHLTATEEYKKRVIQLGEDPKYVHNVGSLGAENSLLLSLPSRAQLIETRQIPDSDYFMVVFHPETLTEQPVLEQVDQLLAALDQFKDRYQFVFIGSNSDTSADQIFNRFQAYTAQNGYCFFTSVKPEEYLALIKYSKGLIGNSSSGLLEAPSCGVGTVNIGNRQQGRVRGETVIDVETTTEAIKAGIEQLISADFQQRLPQMTNPYYQENAMEKAYKVIKHFLNDVEKDRPKAFYDLP from the coding sequence ATGAAACGAATTGCGTATATAACAGGTTCGAGAGCCGAGTACGGCATCGTAAAACGCCTACTAAAAAAATTAAATGAAGATCCGGCATTGGATTTTTCATTGGTGGTGACTGCAATGCACCTAGATGCCCAGTACGGCAATACGGTGACGGTTATTGAACAAGATGGCTTTGAAATCGCCGCACGTATTCCACTTACACTGAATGCAGAAAATAACCAAACCATCATTCATTCGATGGCGGAATGTTTAGATCATTTCGGGGCGCATTTTCAGCAACACAAATATGATGCAGTGATGGTATTAGGTGATCGTTATGAAATGCTTGCGGTGGCAACGGCGGCGGCAATGCACAATATTCCGTTGATTCATTTACACGGCGGTGAACAGACACTTGGTAATTATGATGAATTTATTCGTCATTGCATTACCAAAATGTCAAAGCTGCATTTAACTGCGACCGAAGAATATAAAAAGCGTGTGATTCAGCTGGGTGAAGATCCGAAATATGTACATAACGTAGGTTCATTAGGCGCAGAAAACAGCTTATTGCTCAGCTTACCAAGCCGAGCGCAATTAATTGAAACCCGCCAGATTCCAGACAGTGATTATTTTATGGTTGTATTTCATCCGGAAACGCTCACCGAGCAACCGGTGTTAGAACAAGTGGATCAATTGTTAGCTGCGTTAGATCAGTTTAAAGACCGTTATCAATTTGTGTTTATCGGCTCAAATTCGGACACCAGTGCGGATCAAATCTTTAACCGTTTCCAAGCTTATACTGCTCAGAACGGTTATTGTTTCTTCACTTCGGTGAAACCGGAAGAATATTTAGCATTGATTAAATATTCGAAAGGCTTAATTGGTAATAGCTCGTCTGGTTTATTGGAAGCACCAAGTTGTGGTGTTGGCACGGTGAATATCGGCAACCGTCAGCAAGGACGTGTACGTGGCGAAACGGTGATTGACGTGGAAACGACCACCGAAGCGATTAAAGCAGGTATTGAGCAATTAATCTCAGCGGATTTTCAGCAGCGTTTACCGCAGATGACAAATCCGTATTATCAAGAAAATGCGATGGAAAAAGCTTATAAAGTGATTAAACACTTTTTGAATGACGTTGAAAAAGATCGACCGAAAGCTTTTTACGATCTTCCTTAA